In Pedobacter heparinus DSM 2366, the following are encoded in one genomic region:
- a CDS encoding OsmC family protein, whose amino-acid sequence MSTSKITYNGGLRTTAVHQRSGKEIITDAPVDNKGKGEAFSPTDLLATSLGNCMLTIVGIAANEHDFNIDGTTCDITKVMAENPRRVAEIVVNFQFPANDYSNKDKKIIERSANTCPVMYSLHPDIKKTVTFNY is encoded by the coding sequence ATGAGCACTTCAAAAATAACTTATAATGGTGGTTTAAGAACCACGGCTGTACATCAGCGTTCCGGTAAGGAGATAATTACCGATGCACCGGTAGACAATAAAGGAAAAGGAGAAGCTTTTTCACCAACAGACCTTTTGGCTACATCGCTTGGAAACTGTATGCTGACCATCGTAGGGATTGCAGCTAATGAACATGACTTTAATATTGACGGCACTACTTGTGACATCACGAAGGTTATGGCGGAAAATCCACGAAGGGTAGCCGAAATTGTAGTTAATTTCCAATTTCCTGCAAATGATTATTCCAATAAGGATAAAAAAATCATTGAAAGGTCGGCAAATACCTGCCCTGTGATGTACAGTCTGCATCCTGACATTAAGAAAACGGTTACTTTTAATTATTAA
- a CDS encoding NAD(P)H-hydrate dehydratase codes for MAVFLSTFLPDSDASSKLQVVDEGLGKLSSEEESSPYKLIGDRDIKAILKPRRPFSHKGNYGHALIIAGDMKTMGAALLCASGCLHAGAGLTTATVPESGLTALNSALPEVMYLDRKHLVKIKSLKKYDAIAVGPGLGKQLEAVCILEELMVLKQAVIADADALNILSKREDLLFHLAKDSIFTPHLKEFDILFGKHKNWWERLQTGRTMAKKLGSVIVLKNQYTFIIDQQGDVLINSTGNPAMAQGGMGDVLTGMIAAYVAQGYSAKAAAILGCYFHGKAGDELATGRYNITASELAAQVPVTVKTFQDKSGS; via the coding sequence ATGGCAGTCTTTTTAAGTACTTTTCTGCCCGATTCAGATGCTTCAAGCAAATTGCAGGTTGTAGATGAAGGACTGGGCAAGTTAAGTTCCGAAGAAGAAAGTTCGCCCTATAAGCTAATAGGCGATAGGGATATTAAAGCGATCCTAAAGCCAAGAAGGCCCTTTTCTCATAAGGGTAATTACGGACACGCCTTGATTATTGCCGGCGATATGAAAACCATGGGTGCTGCTTTATTGTGTGCCAGCGGTTGTTTACATGCAGGTGCGGGATTAACTACAGCAACTGTCCCCGAAAGTGGACTAACTGCCTTAAATTCGGCGCTTCCTGAAGTCATGTACCTGGACAGAAAGCACCTGGTTAAAATAAAATCATTAAAAAAATACGATGCTATTGCTGTTGGCCCGGGGCTGGGTAAACAGCTGGAAGCAGTATGTATCCTTGAGGAACTGATGGTATTAAAACAAGCTGTAATCGCAGATGCAGATGCTTTAAACATCCTGTCGAAAAGGGAGGACCTGCTTTTTCACCTTGCCAAGGATTCGATCTTTACCCCGCATTTAAAGGAGTTTGATATCCTGTTTGGTAAACATAAAAACTGGTGGGAAAGGCTGCAGACGGGCAGAACGATGGCAAAAAAGCTGGGATCTGTTATTGTGCTCAAGAACCAGTACACTTTTATCATTGATCAACAGGGCGATGTGCTGATCAATTCTACAGGAAATCCTGCTATGGCACAGGGTGGGATGGGTGACGTGTTGACCGGTATGATAGCAGCTTATGTGGCCCAGGGCTACAGTGCAAAGGCAGCAGCAATTCTTGGCTGTTATTTCCATGGTAAGGCCGGAGATGAGCTGGCTACGGGCCGTTACAATATCACTGCTTCAGAGCTTGCTGCACAGGTGCCTGTAACGGTTAAAACATTCCAGGATAAAAGCGGATCTTAG
- a CDS encoding anti-sigma factor has translation MEEGKAYIESGILELYVLGQLTVQEQHEVEAMAAKYPEVKQEIDAIEIAMEQYALRHAVEPAADLKGKILDQIGTAKPVETKPEQVADNTKQMHQPVKESIVIPLQTKAYESKIRTLRVALVACIALLAISVVALFSARTELGAAKSEILALNLDKQKFAATVSHLEESNTDLQKIADMPDDPDWKIVKLAGTAMDPKAKMVVYWHKTGQHVMVDNAKMALPVNDQNHQYQLWALVNGKPVDLGVFDVKADSTHILLKMKEITGAQAFAVTIEKRGGSVAPTMDQMIVMGGVSI, from the coding sequence GTGGAAGAAGGAAAAGCATATATCGAATCAGGCATTCTTGAACTTTATGTTCTTGGACAATTAACCGTTCAGGAGCAACATGAAGTTGAAGCGATGGCAGCGAAATATCCTGAAGTAAAACAGGAAATCGATGCCATTGAAATTGCTATGGAACAATATGCATTGAGGCATGCAGTTGAGCCTGCTGCAGATTTGAAAGGAAAAATTCTGGATCAGATCGGTACAGCAAAACCGGTTGAAACAAAACCTGAACAGGTTGCAGATAATACGAAACAAATGCACCAACCCGTAAAAGAAAGTATTGTTATACCTTTGCAAACCAAAGCTTATGAATCAAAAATAAGAACTTTACGTGTAGCCCTGGTGGCTTGTATTGCCTTGCTGGCGATCAGTGTAGTTGCTTTGTTCTCTGCCCGTACAGAACTGGGTGCAGCTAAAAGTGAAATCCTCGCACTTAACCTCGATAAGCAAAAATTTGCAGCTACTGTAAGTCACCTGGAAGAAAGTAATACAGATCTTCAAAAGATTGCCGACATGCCAGATGATCCGGACTGGAAAATTGTTAAACTTGCAGGCACTGCTATGGATCCCAAAGCAAAAATGGTAGTGTACTGGCATAAAACCGGTCAGCATGTAATGGTCGACAATGCAAAAATGGCCTTACCTGTAAACGATCAAAACCATCAGTATCAGCTTTGGGCCCTGGTAAATGGCAAACCTGTAGACCTTGGTGTATTTGATGTGAAGGCAGACAGTACACATATCCTGCTAAAGATGAAAGAAATTACAGGTGCCCAGGCTTTTGCAGTAACCATTGAAAAACGTGGTGGTAGTGTTGCTCCTACTATGGACCAGATGATCGTAATGGGTGGGGTCTCTATCTAA
- a CDS encoding RNA polymerase sigma factor, with the protein MATAKKISLSEEELVSALKRRDTVAIQALYDMYSGALLGVISRIIVQTEVAEDLLQEAFIKIWNSADSYDPTKGRLFTWMLNITRNLSIDKLRSKDFKNAGKNQDIENNVDFIDAQKEVTFNADTLGVKDMVNALKPEFNAVLNMVYFKGYTHIEAAEELNLPLGTVKTRIRMAIMELRKNFN; encoded by the coding sequence TTGGCAACAGCAAAAAAAATATCCCTCTCCGAAGAAGAGCTGGTTAGCGCCCTAAAAAGACGCGACACTGTTGCTATTCAAGCCCTGTACGACATGTACTCAGGCGCATTACTAGGCGTTATATCCAGAATTATAGTACAAACGGAAGTAGCGGAAGACTTATTACAAGAGGCATTCATAAAAATCTGGAATTCGGCTGATAGCTACGATCCAACAAAAGGACGTTTGTTTACCTGGATGTTAAATATTACCCGCAACTTATCCATCGATAAATTGCGTTCAAAAGATTTTAAGAATGCTGGTAAAAACCAGGATATAGAAAATAACGTAGATTTCATTGACGCGCAGAAAGAAGTTACTTTTAATGCAGATACTTTGGGCGTAAAAGACATGGTCAATGCACTTAAACCTGAGTTTAATGCAGTTTTGAACATGGTGTATTTTAAGGGATATACGCATATAGAAGCGGCAGAAGAATTAAATTTGCCATTGGGTACCGTAAAAACACGAATCCGGATGGCTATTATGGAATTAAGAAAGAATTTTAATTAA
- a CDS encoding META domain-containing protein, protein MKTIIFVMLFSVSALTACNMRKHDQSAQKLTGQWELNYITGPRIAFNGLYPNAKPIINFKENPEEINGNTSCNGFSCKLTIDGNKMTIAEPGPMTMRYCEGGGEKVFLDMLKKVNAYEVKENTLTMLQGDLPLMRFTKK, encoded by the coding sequence ATGAAAACAATCATCTTTGTTATGCTCTTCAGTGTAAGTGCATTAACTGCCTGCAACATGAGAAAACACGACCAGTCGGCCCAAAAATTAACCGGCCAGTGGGAACTAAATTACATTACCGGCCCAAGGATTGCCTTTAACGGATTATATCCTAACGCCAAGCCCATCATTAATTTTAAAGAGAACCCCGAAGAGATCAATGGCAATACCAGCTGTAACGGTTTTAGCTGCAAACTAACCATCGATGGCAATAAAATGACTATTGCTGAACCAGGTCCAATGACCATGCGGTACTGTGAAGGCGGAGGGGAAAAGGTTTTTTTAGATATGCTAAAAAAAGTGAATGCCTATGAAGTTAAAGAAAATACACTGACTATGCTGCAAGGTGATCTGCCATTGATGCGCTTTACAAAAAAGTAG
- the lipA gene encoding lipoyl synthase: MIALPVVSENQVQRKPDWLRVKLPVGKEYAQVRSLVDTHKLHTICESGNCPNMGECWGAGTATFMILGNICTRSCSFCAVATGRPLAVDTDEPNRVANSVKLMQVKHCVITSVDRDDLKDGGSIIWAETLQAIRRESPETTLETLIPDFKGQWDNLYRVLEERPEVMSHNVETVRRLTKQVRIQAKYDRSLEALKRISEFGLRTKTGIMLGLGETEADVLEAMDDLVANGVHILTLGQYLQPTRNHHPVVDWIHPDQFAKYKEIGLAKGLRYVESGPLVRSSYHAEKHLFNF, encoded by the coding sequence ATGATCGCATTACCGGTTGTTTCAGAAAACCAAGTACAACGTAAACCAGATTGGCTTAGAGTAAAGCTTCCTGTTGGCAAAGAATATGCACAGGTACGTAGCCTTGTAGATACCCACAAGCTGCACACTATATGTGAAAGCGGCAATTGCCCCAATATGGGCGAATGTTGGGGTGCAGGAACAGCAACATTCATGATTCTTGGCAACATCTGTACCAGGTCATGTTCCTTCTGTGCAGTGGCCACAGGCCGGCCTTTGGCAGTTGACACTGATGAACCCAATCGTGTAGCAAACTCTGTAAAGCTGATGCAGGTAAAACACTGTGTAATTACATCGGTTGACAGGGACGACCTAAAAGACGGCGGATCCATCATCTGGGCCGAGACCCTGCAGGCGATTAGAAGAGAAAGTCCTGAAACTACGTTGGAAACCCTTATCCCTGATTTTAAAGGTCAGTGGGATAACCTTTACCGGGTTTTAGAAGAACGCCCGGAAGTGATGTCGCACAACGTGGAAACTGTAAGACGTTTGACCAAACAGGTACGTATCCAGGCCAAATACGACAGGAGCCTCGAAGCACTGAAACGCATATCTGAATTCGGGTTAAGAACCAAAACTGGCATCATGCTTGGACTAGGTGAAACTGAAGCAGATGTTTTGGAAGCAATGGACGATCTGGTAGCCAATGGAGTACACATTTTAACCCTCGGACAATACCTGCAACCTACACGTAACCATCACCCTGTGGTAGACTGGATACATCCTGACCAGTTTGCCAAATATAAAGAAATCGGATTGGCCAAAGGGTTAAGGTATGTTGAGAGCGGGCCGCTTGTACGTTCCTCTTATCACGCAGAAAAACACCTGTTCAATTTTTAG
- the uvrA gene encoding excinuclease ABC subunit UvrA, with protein sequence MSKNTVDLGEQKDVEVYGARVHNLKNIDISFPRNKLVVITGLSGSGKSSLAFDTIYAEGQRRYMETFSAYSRQFMGGMERPDVDKVSGLSPVIAIEQKTTSKNPRSTVGTITEIYDFMRLLYARTADAFSYNTGEKMERMSEHQILENIFDKFGNMPVNILAPVVKGRKGHYRELFEQIRKQGYVKVRIDGDIQDITPKMQVDRYKIHDIEIVVDRLIIDRKDVKRLQDSLQTAMRLGKGIIKISDKDNNVSHFSRFLMCPTTGISYDEPQPNSFSFNSPYGACENCDGLGYIFVVDKESVMPNPKLSIMNGGLAPLGEYRDIWMFQVLKALAKKYNFSLSTPIEKLGDDIINIILNGSHELISVAVEYNKWNVQNYQITFDGIIKLLEEQQERKGEAAVDDMEAFRKLKTCPVCNGARLKKESLHFKIDGKNIFELAEMDISSIKEWYVDLESRLTERQNTIAKEILKEIRSRLGFLSDVGLNYLSLDRTARTLSGGEAQRIRLATQIGSQLMNVMYILDEPSIGLHQRDNERLIGALKNLRDLGNTVLVVEHDKDMILEADHVIDVGPAAGVHGGQIVAQGTPAEILKSDTLTAAYLNGKKGIEVPKKRRKGTGHKLSIIKASGHNLKDVSVDFPLGKFITVTGVSGSGKSSLITETLYPILNHHFFRAKKHPLPYEKINGLKEIDKVIEIDQAPIGRTPRSNPSTYTGVFSDIRNLYVQLPEAKIRGYKPGRFSFNVKGGRCETCQGGGMKVIEMNFLPDVQVPCEECQGKRYNRETLEVRYRGKSISDVLDMSIEEACDFFENMPAIYRKIKTLKDVGLGYITLGQSSTTLSGGEAQRVKLATELSKKDTGRTFYILDEPTTGLHFEDINVLLGVLNELVERGNTVLVIEHNLDVVKVADWVIDLGEEGGAGGGKIIFEGTPEGLIQNPISLTGKFLKKEMGL encoded by the coding sequence ATGAGCAAAAATACTGTTGACCTTGGCGAGCAAAAAGATGTGGAAGTGTATGGGGCCAGGGTGCATAACCTTAAAAATATAGATATCTCCTTTCCGCGGAATAAACTGGTAGTGATTACAGGTCTGAGTGGGAGTGGTAAATCATCTCTGGCTTTTGATACTATTTATGCCGAAGGGCAGCGTAGGTATATGGAAACCTTTAGTGCCTACTCCCGGCAGTTTATGGGCGGGATGGAAAGACCTGATGTAGATAAGGTATCTGGTTTAAGCCCCGTTATTGCCATAGAACAGAAAACGACCAGTAAAAACCCACGCTCTACAGTTGGTACCATTACCGAAATCTACGATTTTATGCGGCTCCTTTATGCCCGTACAGCCGACGCTTTCTCGTACAATACGGGTGAAAAGATGGAGCGCATGAGTGAACACCAGATTCTTGAAAATATATTCGATAAGTTTGGTAATATGCCTGTAAATATTCTGGCCCCGGTAGTAAAAGGACGTAAAGGGCATTACAGGGAATTGTTTGAACAGATCCGCAAACAGGGTTATGTGAAGGTGCGTATTGACGGAGATATCCAGGATATTACACCAAAGATGCAGGTAGACCGCTATAAGATCCATGACATTGAGATTGTGGTAGACCGTCTGATCATTGACCGGAAAGATGTAAAGCGCTTACAGGACTCTTTACAAACTGCCATGCGTTTGGGCAAAGGCATCATTAAGATCAGTGATAAAGACAACAATGTATCACATTTCAGCCGTTTTCTGATGTGCCCCACAACCGGCATCTCTTATGATGAACCCCAACCCAATAGTTTCTCATTCAATTCCCCATACGGTGCGTGTGAAAACTGTGATGGCCTGGGCTATATATTTGTGGTAGACAAGGAATCGGTAATGCCCAATCCTAAGCTGAGCATTATGAACGGAGGATTGGCCCCATTGGGTGAGTACCGCGATATATGGATGTTCCAGGTATTAAAGGCATTGGCCAAAAAATATAATTTCTCTTTGTCTACCCCGATAGAAAAGTTGGGTGATGATATCATCAATATCATTTTAAATGGATCACATGAACTGATTTCTGTAGCGGTAGAGTATAATAAATGGAATGTACAAAACTATCAGATCACTTTTGACGGCATCATTAAACTGCTGGAAGAACAGCAGGAACGCAAAGGGGAGGCCGCAGTAGATGATATGGAGGCTTTCAGAAAACTGAAGACCTGCCCGGTGTGTAATGGCGCGCGGTTAAAGAAGGAGAGCCTACACTTTAAAATTGATGGCAAAAATATCTTTGAACTTGCAGAGATGGACATCAGCAGCATTAAAGAATGGTATGTTGATTTGGAAAGCAGATTAACGGAAAGACAAAATACCATAGCTAAAGAGATTTTAAAAGAGATCAGGTCCAGACTTGGCTTTTTGAGTGATGTTGGGCTTAATTATTTGTCGCTGGACCGTACGGCACGGACCCTTTCCGGAGGGGAGGCGCAAAGGATCAGGCTGGCCACACAGATCGGTTCTCAGCTGATGAATGTGATGTACATTCTGGATGAGCCAAGTATCGGGCTTCACCAGCGGGATAATGAACGTTTAATAGGAGCGCTAAAAAATCTGCGGGACCTGGGCAATACGGTGCTGGTGGTAGAACATGATAAGGACATGATTCTGGAGGCCGACCATGTGATCGATGTTGGCCCGGCTGCTGGTGTACATGGCGGGCAGATTGTCGCACAGGGTACACCTGCCGAGATTTTAAAGTCTGATACGCTTACAGCAGCTTATTTAAATGGTAAAAAAGGGATAGAAGTACCTAAAAAGCGCAGAAAGGGAACCGGGCATAAACTTTCTATCATCAAGGCAAGCGGGCATAACCTGAAAGACGTGTCTGTTGATTTCCCTTTGGGCAAGTTTATTACCGTAACAGGTGTATCCGGTAGTGGAAAGTCGAGTTTAATCACCGAGACTTTGTATCCAATTTTAAACCATCACTTTTTTAGGGCTAAAAAACATCCTTTACCCTATGAAAAGATCAATGGCTTAAAAGAAATAGACAAAGTGATTGAAATTGACCAGGCACCCATCGGGCGTACGCCGAGGTCAAATCCCTCTACCTACACAGGTGTTTTCTCTGACATCCGGAACTTATATGTGCAATTGCCCGAGGCTAAAATAAGGGGTTATAAGCCCGGCCGCTTCTCTTTTAATGTGAAAGGCGGACGTTGTGAAACCTGTCAGGGCGGTGGAATGAAGGTCATAGAAATGAATTTCCTGCCTGATGTACAAGTGCCCTGCGAAGAATGTCAGGGAAAAAGATATAACCGGGAAACGCTGGAAGTACGTTACAGAGGTAAATCCATCAGTGATGTGCTGGATATGAGTATAGAAGAGGCCTGTGATTTTTTTGAGAACATGCCGGCCATTTATCGCAAGATCAAAACCCTTAAAGATGTGGGGCTGGGATACATTACACTGGGCCAATCGTCTACCACCTTGTCGGGCGGTGAGGCCCAGCGGGTTAAACTGGCTACGGAACTTTCTAAAAAAGATACAGGTCGTACATTTTATATTCTGGATGAACCCACAACTGGCCTGCATTTTGAGGATATAAACGTATTGCTGGGTGTGCTGAATGAGCTGGTAGAGAGAGGAAATACTGTACTGGTTATTGAACATAACCTTGATGTAGTAAAAGTAGCGGATTGGGTAATAGACCTGGGCGAGGAGGGTGGTGCCGGAGGTGGAAAGATCATCTTTGAAGGTACGCCGGAAGGCCTGATCCAAAATCCGATAAGCTTAACCGGCAAATTCCTGAAAAAGGAAATGGGCCTGTAA